The following proteins are encoded in a genomic region of Toxotes jaculatrix isolate fToxJac2 chromosome 3, fToxJac2.pri, whole genome shotgun sequence:
- the ralgapb gene encoding ral GTPase-activating protein subunit beta isoform X1 yields the protein MDQSLSGGRGHVSVLSCFPPSVGRDVAAAVVKPLRASLGNPETHSLLRTDREVKWTMEVLCYGLTLPLDGDTVKLCVDIYTDWLMALVSVRDSIPPPISREPNPYAQKILRHLYSLFLPRSDQMSPVYLSLCQQVLCAVRTLARESAVMSRDTWETLLHFLLRINHAMLAPPTAAAGGVSNLSMAVLLEVWLLSCSQCFPSRSLWQMCRQMLSSWRHQPAVVEHWNRAVAALTSRLLLLTFGSSFPPFKVADEDAALIPADMEDDRVPQTWFRFLHMFSNPVDLGRPLVAGSAPPTQEEVLRGGDSQLPIIFFRAMRGVSKLVDAFLGVTVDDREPTELLLNTGLTARIHFRDRLPSLGVAVTRSPFRDRLPSYSVSRPRSGSAPPTPVNILSMPSAPPPTTSPPPHNRRLKPANVSKATSKPPTTSPSSPHCKSSYPTPPSPPPLSYCLRPSPSPLRCNVDSLLHLFGCWLFDAALINKDSAGHCDVTVMSERWAGGRAEACGTLCRIFTCKKTAEDILPVYLSRFYLVLLQGLQVCEGACPPVLASILLNSTCLFCCDLRGVNLLLPTFTSALESVLLDRDLLRFKSFVSVVDLRRPSILILASMLPLPLQFGSVQSEGLLNRWSGGNDVSSFLSLKPRLISVLVGALQTESDTHNTQVILAAMLNLVQDSALGQGVGQSQQETESQCGGVRRPRWTSGTSGNRQTRGTSTIQLDSAGVLWVQFVRLLTQRLTAQWRNDSAVCLSALEVLGGLAKVEVRVEESERRRAVSSVCSYIVFQCSRPPQLHSRELHSIIVAAFHCLNVWLTHHPAMFDHQDCLLEVLEIVELGISGSKSRLGQEVRCKEEKELNPASLRVREAAEATLNCVMQVSGALPFVGDLLNEDALIGRSASSGGSVKKFRYFVVDSSVILAILEQPPGPEQASCPSLTALIRGPSGRHTWTLQLHLEPREGRTQAQQTLIPERRGVAQEDSGIRCGVKHKLFPENMDRVPSVKADLSIPALNRIVPDGVQQQLERLRAVLKRQQQVKHPPQVSGHLVVMTTCRPPPPVTNFQTARLFLSHLGLLTPETLKDPGTSGVPTQLVSLDSSVPGFSADLRRLDQLPSRNCDSAFVFYMRAGQRTAAEILKNVESRCSVSSHFLDFLSSLGRPMEVGPQQGGGTSSRSPEFPAVVGDSGGGVFNGEKFVLTFTDALTELTFIVPSSSSSSSSSQAADWLKSPEEAGSKTESPSRLRSHVELSQDSAPQSTSSPADNLKSFPSVSSSFVSESRLLIVWVERFEDAESFLACDLLPEKTTDTATGAPNVHLIFIHPLRTGLYRIRFHENATSKFGLVVPLVNGSVVSKRSLAFLVRETVINCCHRRRLESDSAPLPHVRRKHLISDIILRYRHCHSAPSFYSALFHDL from the exons ATGGACCAATCATTGTCCGGTGGGCGGGGCCATGTGAGCGTGCTCAGTTGTTTCCCGCCCTCTGTGGGCAGAGACGTTGCTGCTGCCGTGGTGAAGCCCCTGAGAGCCAGCCTGGGAAACCCCGAGACACACAGTCTGCTGcgcacagacagagag gTTAAGTGGACGATGGAGGTGTTGTGTTATGGTTTGACTCTCCCATTGGATGGAGACACTGTCAAACTCTGTGTTGACATCTACACTGATTGGCTGATGGCCCTGGTTTCTGTGAGAGACTCCATCCCACCACCAATCAGCAGAGAGCCCAACCCGTATGCCCAGAAGATCCTCCGACACCTGTACAGCCTGTTCCTGCCCAG gtcaGACCAGATGAGTCCGGtctacctgtctctctgtcagcagGTGTTGTGTGCAGTTCGGACATTGGCCAGAGAGAGCGCTGTGATGAGCAGAGACACCTGGGAGACTCTGCTGCACTTCCTGCTTCGCATCAACCATGCCATGCTGGCTCCGCCCACTGCTGCAG caggCGGTGTGTCCAACCTGTCGATGGCGGTCCTCTTGGAGGTGTGGTTGCTGTCTTGCTCTCAGTGCTTCCCGTCGCGCTCGCTGTGGCAGATGTGCAGACAGATGTTGAGCAGCTGGAGACATCAGCCTGCGGTGGTGGAGCACTGGAACCGAGCCGTCGCAGCTTTAACCTCCAG GTTGTTGCTGCTGACCTTTGGTTCGTCGTTCCCTCCGTTTAAAGTGGCAGATGAAGACGCTGCTCTGATCCCTGCAGACATGGAGGACGACAGAGTCCCTCAGACCTGGTTCAGGTTCCTGCACATGTTCAG TAACCCGGTGGACCTCGGCCGCCCGCTCGTTGCTGGTTCGGCTCCTCCCACTCAGGAGGAGGTGTTAAGAGGAGGAGACTCTCAGCTGCCAATCATCTTCTTCAGAGCCATGAGAGGAGTTAGCAAACTGGTCGACGCCTTCCTGG gtgtgacAGTGGACGACAGAGAACCGACAGAGCTGCTGCTAAATACTG GACTGACAGCCAGGATCCACTTCAGAGACCGGCTTCCTTCTCTTG GTGTTGCTGTGACCAGGAGCCCCTTCAGAGACCGCCTCCCCTCCTACA GTGTCTCCCGGCCTCGTTCTGGCAGTGCCCCGCCCACTCCAGTGAACATACTGAGCATGCCCAGTGCCCCGCCCCCAACCACTTCCCCCCCTCCGCACAACAGACGACTAAAACCTGCGAATGTTTCCAAGGCAACCAGCAAACCTCCTACG acgtctccctcctcccctcactgCAAGTCCTCCTACCctactcccccctcccctccccctctctcataCTGTCTCCgaccctccccctcccccctcagGTGTAACGTGGACTCCCTCCTGCACCTGTTTGGCTGCTGGTTGTTTGATGCTGCTCTGATCAACAAAGACTCTG CTGGTCACTGTGATGTCACTGTGATGTCAGAAAGATGGGCAGGAGGTCGAGCCGAGGCATGCGGGACGCTCTGCAGAATCTTCACCTGTAAGAAGACAGCAGAGGACATCCTGCCCGTCTACCTGTCCAG gttTTACCTGGTTCTCCTGCAGGGTCTCCAGGTGTGCGAGGGGGCGTGTCCTCCTGTTCTGGCATCCATCCTGTTGAACTCCACCTGCCTGTTCTGCTGTGACCTGAGAGGAGTCAACCTGCTGCTCCCCACCTTCACCTCAGCGCTGGAGAGCGTGCTGCTGGACAG AGACCTGCTGAGGTTTAAGAGTTTCGTGAGTGTAGTGGATTTGAGACGACCCTCCATCCTCATCCTGGCGTCCATGCTGCCCCTCCCTCTGCAGTTTGGATCCGTCCAATCCGAG GGGTTGCTGAACAGGTGGTCGGGTGGTAATGATGTCAGTAGCTTCCTGTCTCTGAAGCCCCGCCTCATTAGTGTTCTAGTTGGAGCTCTGCAGACGGAGAGCGACACCCACAACACACAGGTGATCCTGG CCGCCATGTTGAACCTGGTTCAGGACTCGGCTCTGGGACAAGGTGTGGGACAAAGTCAGCAG GAAACTGAGTCCCAGTGTGGTGGAGTCAGGAGACCCAGATGGACCAGTGGAACCAgtggaaacagacaaaccaGAGGAACCAGTA CCATCCAGCTGGATTCGGCAGGTGTCCTGTGGGTTCAGTTTGTGCGTCTGCTGACTCAGCGTCTGACGGCTCAGTGGAGGAATGACTCagcagtttgtctgtctgcactgGAAGTACTGGGAGGACTGGCCAAG GTGGAGGTGAGGGTGGAGGAGTCGGAGAGGAGGCGGGCGGTCAGCTCTGTCTGCAGTTACATCGTGTTCCAGTGCAGTCGTCCTCCTCAGCTTCACTCCAGAGAGCTGCACTCCATCATCGTCGCTGCCTTCCACTGTCTGAACGTCTGGTTAACTCACCACCCCGCCATGTTTGACCACCAG gaCTGCTTGCTGGAGGTCTTGGAGATCGTGGAACTGGGGATTTCGGGCAGTAAGTCCAGACTGGGACAGGAAGTGAGGTGtaaagaggagaaggagctgAACCCGGCCTCTCTGAGGGTGAGGGAGGCTGCTGAGGCCACGCTGAACTG tgtgatgcaggtCTCAGGAGCACTTCCATTTGTTGGAGATTTGTTGAACGAGGACGCTCTGATTGGCCGGTCTGCTTCGAGCGGTGGCAGCGTGAAGAAGTTCCGGTACTTTGTGGTGGACAGCTCGGTGATTCTGGCCATTCTGGAGCAGCCGCCGGGACCTGAACAGG CGTCGTGTCCGTCGCTCACAGCGCTGATCAGAGGACCATCAGGACGTCACACCTGGACTCTACAGCTCCACCTGGAGCCCAGAGAGGGACGAACACAGGCACAG CAGACTCTGATCCCAGAACGACGCGGCGTGGCCCAGGAGGATTCTGGGATACGGTGTGGTGTTAAACACAAGCTGTTTCCTGAGAACATGGACAGAGTCCCTTCAGTTAAAGCAGATCTGAGCATCCCAGCTCTGAACAGGATCGTTCCTGACGGG gtgcagcagcagctggagcgtCTGCGAGCAGTGTTGAAGAGACAGCAACAGGTTAAACATCCCCCGCAGGTGAGCGGTCATTTGGTTGTCATGACAACCTGCAGGCCGCCGCCTCCAGTCACCAACTTCCAGACGGCAAGACTCTTCCTGTCCCACCTGGGCCTGCTGACACCTGAGACCCTGAAG GATCCAGGTACCAGTGGTGTCCCGACTCAGCTGGTGTCTCTGGACTCATCTGTTCCAGGTTTCTCAGCGGATCTGAGACGTTTGGATCAGCTGCCGTCCAGAAACTGTGACTCTGCCTTTGTCTTCTACAtgagagcaggacagagaacagctgctgag atCTTAAAGAATGTGGAGTCCAGGTGCAGTGTCTCATCTCACTTCCTGGACTTCCTGTCGTCTCTTGGTCGACCAATGGAGGTGGGGCCACAACAGGGGGGTGGGACCAGCTCTAGAAGTCCAG AATTCCCTGCTGTCGTGGGTGACAGTGGAGGGGGTGTGTTTAACGGAGAGAAGTTCGTCCTGACGTTCACCGATGCTCTGACAGAGCTCACCTTCATCgtcccatcatcatcatcatcctcatcatcatcacaag CTGCTGATTGGTTGAAGAGTCCAGAGGAGGCGGGGTCAAAGACTGAGTCACCATCCCGCCTGCGGAGTCATGTTGAGCTCAGCCAAGACTCCGCCCCTCAATCCACA AGTTCTCCAGCTGACAACCTGAAGTCTTTTCCTTCCGTGTCCTCGTCCTTCGTCTCTGAGTCGAGGCTCCTGATAGTTTGGGTCGAGCGCTTTGAGGACGCCG agagtTTCCTTGCGTGTGATCTGCTGCCGGAGAAGACGACAGACACAGCGACGgg AGCACCAAACGTCCACCTGATCTTCATCCATCCTCTGAGAACTGGACTCTACCGGATCCGTTTCCATGAAAACGCCACCAGCAAGTTCGGTTTGGTGGTTCCACTGGTCAATGGGAGTGTGGTCAGCAAGAGGTCACTGG cttTCCTGGTCAGAGAAACGGTCATTAACTGTTGCCATCGGCGACGGTTGGAGAGTGACTCCGCCCCTCTGCCTCATGTCAGAAGGAAGCACctgatcagtgacatcatccTTCGCTACCGCCACTGCCACTCGGCGCCGTCCTTTTACTCTGCCCTGTTCcacgacctctga
- the ralgapb gene encoding ral GTPase-activating protein subunit beta isoform X5 — MDQSLSGGRGHVSVLSCFPPSVGRDVAAAVVKPLRASLGNPETHSLLRTDREVKWTMEVLCYGLTLPLDGDTVKLCVDIYTDWLMALVSVRDSIPPPISREPNPYAQKILRHLYSLFLPRSDQMSPVYLSLCQQVLCAVRTLARESAVMSRDTWETLLHFLLRINHAMLAPPTAAAGGVSNLSMAVLLEVWLLSCSQCFPSRSLWQMCRQMLSSWRHQPAVVEHWNRAVAALTSRLLLLTFGSSFPPFKVADEDAALIPADMEDDRVPQTWFSNPVDLGRPLVAGSAPPTQEEVLRGGDSQLPIIFFRAMRGVSKLVDAFLGVTVDDREPTELLLNTGLTARIHFRDRLPSLGVAVTRSPFRDRLPSYSVSRPRSGSAPPTPVNILSMPSAPPPTTSPPPHNRRLKPANVSKATSKPPTTSPSSPHCKSSYPTPPSPPPLSYCLRPSPSPLRCNVDSLLHLFGCWLFDAALINKDSAGHCDVTVMSERWAGGRAEACGTLCRIFTCKKTAEDILPVYLSRFYLVLLQGLQVCEGACPPVLASILLNSTCLFCCDLRGVNLLLPTFTSALESVLLDRDLLRFKSFVSVVDLRRPSILILASMLPLPLQFGSVQSEGLLNRWSGGNDVSSFLSLKPRLISVLVGALQTESDTHNTQVILAAMLNLVQDSALGQGVGQSQQETESQCGGVRRPRWTSGTSGNRQTRGTSTIQLDSAGVLWVQFVRLLTQRLTAQWRNDSAVCLSALEVLGGLAKVEVRVEESERRRAVSSVCSYIVFQCSRPPQLHSRELHSIIVAAFHCLNVWLTHHPAMFDHQDCLLEVLEIVELGISGSKSRLGQEVRCKEEKELNPASLRVREAAEATLNCVMQVSGALPFVGDLLNEDALIGRSASSGGSVKKFRYFVVDSSVILAILEQPPGPEQASCPSLTALIRGPSGRHTWTLQLHLEPREGRTQAQQTLIPERRGVAQEDSGIRCGVKHKLFPENMDRVPSVKADLSIPALNRIVPDGVQQQLERLRAVLKRQQQVKHPPQVSGHLVVMTTCRPPPPVTNFQTARLFLSHLGLLTPETLKDPGTSGVPTQLVSLDSSVPGFSADLRRLDQLPSRNCDSAFVFYMRAGQRTAAEILKNVESRCSVSSHFLDFLSSLGRPMEVGPQQGGGTSSRSPEFPAVVGDSGGGVFNGEKFVLTFTDALTELTFIVPSSSSSSSSSQAADWLKSPEEAGSKTESPSRLRSHVELSQDSAPQSTSSPADNLKSFPSVSSSFVSESRLLIVWVERFEDAESFLACDLLPEKTTDTATGAPNVHLIFIHPLRTGLYRIRFHENATSKFGLVVPLVNGSVVSKRSLAFLVRETVINCCHRRRLESDSAPLPHVRRKHLISDIILRYRHCHSAPSFYSALFHDL, encoded by the exons ATGGACCAATCATTGTCCGGTGGGCGGGGCCATGTGAGCGTGCTCAGTTGTTTCCCGCCCTCTGTGGGCAGAGACGTTGCTGCTGCCGTGGTGAAGCCCCTGAGAGCCAGCCTGGGAAACCCCGAGACACACAGTCTGCTGcgcacagacagagag gTTAAGTGGACGATGGAGGTGTTGTGTTATGGTTTGACTCTCCCATTGGATGGAGACACTGTCAAACTCTGTGTTGACATCTACACTGATTGGCTGATGGCCCTGGTTTCTGTGAGAGACTCCATCCCACCACCAATCAGCAGAGAGCCCAACCCGTATGCCCAGAAGATCCTCCGACACCTGTACAGCCTGTTCCTGCCCAG gtcaGACCAGATGAGTCCGGtctacctgtctctctgtcagcagGTGTTGTGTGCAGTTCGGACATTGGCCAGAGAGAGCGCTGTGATGAGCAGAGACACCTGGGAGACTCTGCTGCACTTCCTGCTTCGCATCAACCATGCCATGCTGGCTCCGCCCACTGCTGCAG caggCGGTGTGTCCAACCTGTCGATGGCGGTCCTCTTGGAGGTGTGGTTGCTGTCTTGCTCTCAGTGCTTCCCGTCGCGCTCGCTGTGGCAGATGTGCAGACAGATGTTGAGCAGCTGGAGACATCAGCCTGCGGTGGTGGAGCACTGGAACCGAGCCGTCGCAGCTTTAACCTCCAG GTTGTTGCTGCTGACCTTTGGTTCGTCGTTCCCTCCGTTTAAAGTGGCAGATGAAGACGCTGCTCTGATCCCTGCAGACATGGAGGACGACAGAGTCCCTCAGACCTGGTTCAG TAACCCGGTGGACCTCGGCCGCCCGCTCGTTGCTGGTTCGGCTCCTCCCACTCAGGAGGAGGTGTTAAGAGGAGGAGACTCTCAGCTGCCAATCATCTTCTTCAGAGCCATGAGAGGAGTTAGCAAACTGGTCGACGCCTTCCTGG gtgtgacAGTGGACGACAGAGAACCGACAGAGCTGCTGCTAAATACTG GACTGACAGCCAGGATCCACTTCAGAGACCGGCTTCCTTCTCTTG GTGTTGCTGTGACCAGGAGCCCCTTCAGAGACCGCCTCCCCTCCTACA GTGTCTCCCGGCCTCGTTCTGGCAGTGCCCCGCCCACTCCAGTGAACATACTGAGCATGCCCAGTGCCCCGCCCCCAACCACTTCCCCCCCTCCGCACAACAGACGACTAAAACCTGCGAATGTTTCCAAGGCAACCAGCAAACCTCCTACG acgtctccctcctcccctcactgCAAGTCCTCCTACCctactcccccctcccctccccctctctcataCTGTCTCCgaccctccccctcccccctcagGTGTAACGTGGACTCCCTCCTGCACCTGTTTGGCTGCTGGTTGTTTGATGCTGCTCTGATCAACAAAGACTCTG CTGGTCACTGTGATGTCACTGTGATGTCAGAAAGATGGGCAGGAGGTCGAGCCGAGGCATGCGGGACGCTCTGCAGAATCTTCACCTGTAAGAAGACAGCAGAGGACATCCTGCCCGTCTACCTGTCCAG gttTTACCTGGTTCTCCTGCAGGGTCTCCAGGTGTGCGAGGGGGCGTGTCCTCCTGTTCTGGCATCCATCCTGTTGAACTCCACCTGCCTGTTCTGCTGTGACCTGAGAGGAGTCAACCTGCTGCTCCCCACCTTCACCTCAGCGCTGGAGAGCGTGCTGCTGGACAG AGACCTGCTGAGGTTTAAGAGTTTCGTGAGTGTAGTGGATTTGAGACGACCCTCCATCCTCATCCTGGCGTCCATGCTGCCCCTCCCTCTGCAGTTTGGATCCGTCCAATCCGAG GGGTTGCTGAACAGGTGGTCGGGTGGTAATGATGTCAGTAGCTTCCTGTCTCTGAAGCCCCGCCTCATTAGTGTTCTAGTTGGAGCTCTGCAGACGGAGAGCGACACCCACAACACACAGGTGATCCTGG CCGCCATGTTGAACCTGGTTCAGGACTCGGCTCTGGGACAAGGTGTGGGACAAAGTCAGCAG GAAACTGAGTCCCAGTGTGGTGGAGTCAGGAGACCCAGATGGACCAGTGGAACCAgtggaaacagacaaaccaGAGGAACCAGTA CCATCCAGCTGGATTCGGCAGGTGTCCTGTGGGTTCAGTTTGTGCGTCTGCTGACTCAGCGTCTGACGGCTCAGTGGAGGAATGACTCagcagtttgtctgtctgcactgGAAGTACTGGGAGGACTGGCCAAG GTGGAGGTGAGGGTGGAGGAGTCGGAGAGGAGGCGGGCGGTCAGCTCTGTCTGCAGTTACATCGTGTTCCAGTGCAGTCGTCCTCCTCAGCTTCACTCCAGAGAGCTGCACTCCATCATCGTCGCTGCCTTCCACTGTCTGAACGTCTGGTTAACTCACCACCCCGCCATGTTTGACCACCAG gaCTGCTTGCTGGAGGTCTTGGAGATCGTGGAACTGGGGATTTCGGGCAGTAAGTCCAGACTGGGACAGGAAGTGAGGTGtaaagaggagaaggagctgAACCCGGCCTCTCTGAGGGTGAGGGAGGCTGCTGAGGCCACGCTGAACTG tgtgatgcaggtCTCAGGAGCACTTCCATTTGTTGGAGATTTGTTGAACGAGGACGCTCTGATTGGCCGGTCTGCTTCGAGCGGTGGCAGCGTGAAGAAGTTCCGGTACTTTGTGGTGGACAGCTCGGTGATTCTGGCCATTCTGGAGCAGCCGCCGGGACCTGAACAGG CGTCGTGTCCGTCGCTCACAGCGCTGATCAGAGGACCATCAGGACGTCACACCTGGACTCTACAGCTCCACCTGGAGCCCAGAGAGGGACGAACACAGGCACAG CAGACTCTGATCCCAGAACGACGCGGCGTGGCCCAGGAGGATTCTGGGATACGGTGTGGTGTTAAACACAAGCTGTTTCCTGAGAACATGGACAGAGTCCCTTCAGTTAAAGCAGATCTGAGCATCCCAGCTCTGAACAGGATCGTTCCTGACGGG gtgcagcagcagctggagcgtCTGCGAGCAGTGTTGAAGAGACAGCAACAGGTTAAACATCCCCCGCAGGTGAGCGGTCATTTGGTTGTCATGACAACCTGCAGGCCGCCGCCTCCAGTCACCAACTTCCAGACGGCAAGACTCTTCCTGTCCCACCTGGGCCTGCTGACACCTGAGACCCTGAAG GATCCAGGTACCAGTGGTGTCCCGACTCAGCTGGTGTCTCTGGACTCATCTGTTCCAGGTTTCTCAGCGGATCTGAGACGTTTGGATCAGCTGCCGTCCAGAAACTGTGACTCTGCCTTTGTCTTCTACAtgagagcaggacagagaacagctgctgag atCTTAAAGAATGTGGAGTCCAGGTGCAGTGTCTCATCTCACTTCCTGGACTTCCTGTCGTCTCTTGGTCGACCAATGGAGGTGGGGCCACAACAGGGGGGTGGGACCAGCTCTAGAAGTCCAG AATTCCCTGCTGTCGTGGGTGACAGTGGAGGGGGTGTGTTTAACGGAGAGAAGTTCGTCCTGACGTTCACCGATGCTCTGACAGAGCTCACCTTCATCgtcccatcatcatcatcatcctcatcatcatcacaag CTGCTGATTGGTTGAAGAGTCCAGAGGAGGCGGGGTCAAAGACTGAGTCACCATCCCGCCTGCGGAGTCATGTTGAGCTCAGCCAAGACTCCGCCCCTCAATCCACA AGTTCTCCAGCTGACAACCTGAAGTCTTTTCCTTCCGTGTCCTCGTCCTTCGTCTCTGAGTCGAGGCTCCTGATAGTTTGGGTCGAGCGCTTTGAGGACGCCG agagtTTCCTTGCGTGTGATCTGCTGCCGGAGAAGACGACAGACACAGCGACGgg AGCACCAAACGTCCACCTGATCTTCATCCATCCTCTGAGAACTGGACTCTACCGGATCCGTTTCCATGAAAACGCCACCAGCAAGTTCGGTTTGGTGGTTCCACTGGTCAATGGGAGTGTGGTCAGCAAGAGGTCACTGG cttTCCTGGTCAGAGAAACGGTCATTAACTGTTGCCATCGGCGACGGTTGGAGAGTGACTCCGCCCCTCTGCCTCATGTCAGAAGGAAGCACctgatcagtgacatcatccTTCGCTACCGCCACTGCCACTCGGCGCCGTCCTTTTACTCTGCCCTGTTCcacgacctctga